A single window of Microbacterium croceum DNA harbors:
- a CDS encoding MetQ/NlpA family ABC transporter substrate-binding protein, giving the protein MSRRTTSIIAALAAVPLFVALAGCATASSEAGSGSGESTTPEVVKIGVVNKGDDQWEPFVDAAAEEGITVELVDFGSYEQPNPALTEGEIDLNQFQHIAYLADYNVNAGADLTPIGSTAIYPLGLYSTKYDDVDSIPEGETVAVPDDATNQARGLLVLQTAGLIELKSGGSIFSDLADVDTAKSKVKVTALEAALIPTSLPDVAAAIINNDFIEDAGLTSDDAIAQDDPEDPNALPYVNIFAARAEDADNPTYLKLVEIFQTNEAVQAGLLSSSGGTAVALQTPVEDLVASLKKVQEDTEAQK; this is encoded by the coding sequence ATGTCCCGCCGTACCACGTCCATCATCGCCGCGCTCGCCGCGGTCCCGCTCTTCGTCGCCCTCGCCGGCTGCGCCACGGCATCGTCCGAGGCCGGCTCCGGCAGCGGAGAATCGACTACGCCCGAGGTCGTCAAGATCGGCGTCGTCAACAAGGGCGACGACCAGTGGGAGCCGTTCGTCGATGCCGCCGCGGAAGAGGGCATCACGGTCGAGCTCGTCGACTTCGGCTCGTACGAGCAGCCCAACCCGGCGTTGACCGAGGGCGAGATCGACCTCAACCAGTTCCAGCACATCGCCTACCTCGCGGACTACAACGTGAACGCGGGTGCCGACCTCACCCCGATCGGCTCCACCGCGATCTACCCGCTCGGTCTCTACTCGACCAAGTACGACGACGTCGACAGCATCCCCGAGGGCGAGACCGTCGCAGTCCCCGACGACGCGACGAACCAGGCTCGTGGCCTCCTGGTGCTGCAGACGGCCGGTCTGATCGAGCTCAAGAGCGGCGGATCGATCTTCTCCGACCTCGCCGATGTCGACACGGCCAAGTCCAAGGTCAAGGTCACCGCGCTCGAGGCGGCCCTGATCCCGACCTCGCTGCCCGATGTCGCCGCGGCGATCATCAACAACGACTTCATCGAAGACGCCGGTCTCACCTCCGATGACGCCATCGCGCAGGACGACCCGGAGGACCCGAACGCCCTGCCCTACGTCAACATCTTCGCGGCTCGCGCCGAGGATGCCGACAACCCCACCTACCTGAAGCTGGTCGAGATCTTCCAGACCAACGAGGCCGTCCAGGCCGGTCTGCTCTCGTCGTCGGGCGGCACCGCGGTGGCGCTCCAGACGCCTGTCGAGGACCTGGTCGCCTCGCTGAAGAAGGTCCAGGAAGACACCGAAGCACAGAAGTGA
- a CDS encoding ribose-phosphate diphosphokinase produces the protein MARKKKTVELDRDNGIAPGLVAKTKKRLVVAGGRSHPQLLADVAASLGTEIAPTEHRTFASGEIYARFEVSIRGCDLFLIQTFGEPVNEWLMETLIMIDAAKRASAKRITVVAPYYPYSRQDKKGRGREPISARLVADLLKTAGADRVMSVDLHAAQIQGFFDGPVDHLFAKPVLLDHFKRTLSPADREILTVVSPDMGRVRVADTWSDSLGAPLAIIHKRRDPKVANQVSVHEIVGTVEGRTCLLVDDMIDTGGTIVKAAQALKAAGAHRVIVAATHAIFSDPASERLQDSSIDEVVITDTIPLTESRRWDGLTILPIAPLLARAIHEVFEDGSVTSMFGGDA, from the coding sequence ATGGCGCGCAAGAAGAAGACGGTCGAACTGGATCGCGACAACGGCATCGCGCCGGGACTGGTCGCCAAGACGAAGAAGCGGTTGGTGGTCGCCGGTGGGCGCTCGCACCCGCAGCTTCTCGCCGATGTCGCCGCGTCGCTCGGCACCGAGATCGCTCCGACAGAGCACCGCACGTTCGCGTCGGGTGAGATCTACGCGCGGTTCGAGGTCTCGATCCGCGGCTGCGATCTGTTCCTGATCCAGACCTTCGGTGAGCCGGTGAACGAGTGGCTCATGGAGACGCTGATCATGATCGACGCCGCCAAGCGCGCATCGGCCAAGCGCATCACGGTCGTCGCTCCCTACTATCCGTATTCCCGGCAGGACAAGAAGGGCCGCGGTCGCGAGCCGATCAGCGCCCGTCTCGTCGCCGACCTGCTGAAGACCGCCGGCGCCGACCGCGTCATGAGCGTGGACCTGCACGCCGCGCAGATCCAGGGCTTCTTCGACGGACCCGTCGACCACCTGTTCGCCAAGCCCGTGCTGCTGGACCACTTCAAGCGCACGCTGAGCCCGGCGGACCGCGAGATCCTCACGGTCGTCTCGCCCGACATGGGGCGCGTCCGCGTGGCCGACACCTGGTCGGACAGCCTCGGCGCTCCGCTCGCCATCATCCACAAGCGTCGTGACCCCAAGGTTGCGAACCAGGTCTCGGTGCACGAGATCGTGGGAACGGTCGAGGGACGCACCTGCCTGCTGGTCGACGACATGATCGACACGGGTGGCACGATCGTCAAGGCCGCGCAGGCGCTCAAGGCTGCAGGCGCCCACCGCGTCATCGTCGCGGCGACCCACGCGATCTTCAGCGACCCGGCATCCGAGCGCCTCCAGGACTCCTCCATCGACGAGGTCGTCATCACCGACACGATCCCGCTGACCGAGTCCCGTCGCTGGGACGGTCTCACGATCCTCCCGATCGCGCCGCTGCTGGCGCGCGCGATCCACGAGGTGTTCGAGGACGGTTCCGTGACGAGCATGTTCGGAGGGGACGCCTAG
- a CDS encoding MarR family winged helix-turn-helix transcriptional regulator — protein MSATDEVDRIVGAWNTQRPDLDFSPLEVLSRMDRLSRHLDRARRDVFRRSDLEPWEWDVLSALRRAGAPFQLSPKQLLQQTLVSSGTMTNRIDRLVGRRFVRREADPGDGRSVLVILTDDGRIRVDAAITRLVDVEAALLQALSRGDRDRLAGLLRKLSLSFDA, from the coding sequence ATGAGCGCAACGGACGAGGTCGATCGGATCGTCGGCGCGTGGAACACGCAGCGGCCCGACCTCGACTTCTCGCCCCTCGAGGTGCTGTCGCGCATGGACCGCCTGTCGCGACACCTGGATCGCGCACGCCGCGACGTCTTCCGCCGCAGCGATCTCGAGCCGTGGGAGTGGGACGTGCTGTCGGCGCTGCGCCGTGCCGGTGCCCCCTTCCAGCTCTCGCCCAAGCAGCTGTTGCAGCAGACCCTGGTCTCCAGCGGCACCATGACGAACCGGATCGACCGCCTCGTCGGCCGTCGCTTCGTGCGCCGTGAGGCTGATCCGGGCGACGGACGCAGTGTGCTGGTGATCCTGACCGATGACGGGCGCATCCGCGTGGACGCCGCGATCACCCGGCTGGTCGACGTCGAGGCCGCTCTGCTGCAGGCCCTCTCGCGCGGAGATCGCGACCGCCTGGCCGGACTGCTGCGCAAGCTCAGCCTGAGCTTCGACGCGTGA
- a CDS encoding methionine ABC transporter ATP-binding protein has product MPIVSLTNVSKAYPSRTPGDGEVIAVDDVTLSIEKGDVFGIIGYSGAGKSTLVRLINALEPATSGTILVDGVDITALRESELRKVRGGIGMIFQQFNLFSSRNVRANIAYPLTLAGWKKPDIDARVTELLSFVGLSDKAKAYPEQLSGGQKQRVGIARALATGPAILLADEATSALDPQTTHEVLDLLKRVNEEQGITIVVITHEMDVIQTIATKVAVMERGRVIEQGDVFDVFSAPQNPASQRFVGTVVKGVPSPAELSVLRERHQGRLVTFSFRDGDSSQAQVFLDLAAAGLDFELVYGGINDIRGRAFGHLTLAIRGESAAIDGALAAIGERVHVTEIAREEAR; this is encoded by the coding sequence ATGCCGATCGTGAGCCTGACGAACGTGTCGAAGGCCTACCCGTCCCGCACGCCGGGTGACGGCGAGGTCATCGCCGTCGACGACGTCACCCTCTCGATCGAGAAGGGCGACGTGTTCGGCATCATCGGCTACTCCGGAGCGGGCAAGTCCACGCTCGTGCGGCTGATCAACGCCCTCGAGCCGGCGACCAGCGGCACGATCCTGGTCGACGGCGTCGACATCACCGCCCTCCGAGAGAGCGAGCTGCGCAAGGTCCGCGGCGGCATCGGCATGATCTTCCAGCAGTTCAACCTCTTCTCCTCGCGGAACGTGCGGGCGAACATCGCCTACCCGCTCACGCTCGCGGGCTGGAAGAAGCCCGACATCGACGCGCGCGTCACCGAGCTGCTGTCCTTCGTCGGTCTCTCCGACAAGGCGAAGGCCTACCCGGAGCAGCTCTCCGGAGGGCAGAAGCAGCGCGTCGGCATCGCCCGCGCGCTCGCGACAGGGCCGGCCATCCTGCTCGCCGACGAGGCCACCAGCGCGCTGGACCCGCAGACCACGCACGAGGTGCTCGATCTGCTCAAGCGCGTCAACGAGGAGCAGGGCATCACGATCGTCGTGATCACGCACGAGATGGACGTGATCCAGACCATCGCCACCAAGGTCGCCGTGATGGAGCGCGGGCGCGTGATCGAGCAGGGCGACGTCTTCGACGTGTTCTCCGCTCCGCAGAACCCCGCGTCGCAGCGGTTCGTGGGCACCGTCGTCAAGGGTGTGCCCTCGCCGGCTGAGCTGTCCGTGCTGCGCGAGCGGCACCAGGGCCGCCTCGTCACGTTCTCGTTCCGCGACGGCGACTCATCGCAGGCGCAGGTCTTCCTCGACCTGGCCGCGGCCGGGTTGGACTTCGAGCTCGTCTACGGCGGCATCAACGACATCCGCGGACGCGCGTTCGGGCATCTCACGCTCGCGATCCGCGGCGAGAGCGCCGCGATCGATGGGGCCCTCGCGGCCATCGGGGAACGCGTCCACGTGACCGAGATCGCGCGAGAGGAGGCCCGCTGA
- the glmU gene encoding bifunctional UDP-N-acetylglucosamine diphosphorylase/glucosamine-1-phosphate N-acetyltransferase GlmU: protein MTENNLAIIILAAGQGTRMKSRLPKVLHAIGGRPLVGHVLTTAAVLEAAHVEVVVRHERDQVVTALSKDYPHAIFIDQDDVPGTGRAVQVAIDALPADFDGDVLVLSGDVPLLEASTLQALIAGHRAAEAAATLLSARLEDPSGYGRVIRDADGTVQRIVEQKDATAEEAAVTEINAGVYVFRAPELRTYLAQVGQDNAQGEMYLTTVIELLRAAEQRVAAEIAIDTASTFGINDRVQLAEAGRVLNDRIVRRWQREGVTVIDPATTWIDDDVTLAPDVTILPNSHILRATIVGAGAIIGPDTTLVACEVGEDASVRRTDATHSVIGAGATVGPFSYLRAGTVLGPKGKIGAYVETKNAEIGEGSKVPHLSYVGDATIGRGVNLGASTITANYDDVNKHRTVIEDEVHTGSHTVLVAPVRLGAGAKTGAGAVVRKDVPAGALAMTVAPQRNIDGWVEKNRAGTGAADAAARERAAE, encoded by the coding sequence ATGACAGAGAACAATCTCGCGATCATCATCCTCGCAGCGGGCCAAGGCACTCGCATGAAGTCGCGCCTGCCGAAGGTGCTTCATGCGATCGGCGGACGTCCGCTGGTCGGGCACGTGCTCACCACGGCCGCCGTGCTGGAGGCGGCTCACGTCGAGGTCGTCGTGCGCCATGAGCGCGACCAGGTCGTCACGGCCCTGAGCAAGGACTATCCGCACGCGATCTTCATCGACCAGGATGACGTCCCCGGCACCGGTCGTGCGGTGCAGGTCGCGATCGATGCGCTTCCTGCCGACTTCGACGGCGATGTGCTCGTGCTCTCCGGCGACGTTCCGCTGCTCGAGGCCAGCACGCTCCAGGCGCTCATCGCCGGGCACCGGGCCGCGGAGGCCGCAGCCACCCTGCTGAGCGCCCGACTCGAGGACCCGAGCGGATACGGCCGTGTGATCCGCGACGCCGACGGCACCGTGCAGCGCATCGTCGAGCAGAAGGATGCCACGGCCGAAGAGGCCGCCGTCACCGAGATCAACGCGGGCGTCTACGTGTTCCGGGCGCCGGAGCTGCGCACCTACCTCGCTCAGGTCGGTCAGGACAACGCGCAGGGGGAGATGTACCTCACCACCGTGATCGAGCTGCTCCGCGCTGCCGAGCAGCGCGTGGCCGCCGAGATCGCGATCGACACCGCGTCGACCTTCGGGATCAACGACCGCGTGCAGCTCGCCGAAGCGGGGCGCGTGCTCAACGACCGCATCGTGCGCAGGTGGCAGCGCGAAGGGGTCACGGTCATCGACCCGGCGACGACCTGGATCGATGACGACGTGACGCTTGCCCCCGACGTCACCATCCTCCCCAACAGCCACATCCTGCGCGCCACGATCGTCGGCGCGGGGGCGATCATCGGACCGGACACGACGCTGGTCGCGTGCGAGGTCGGCGAGGACGCGAGCGTTCGTCGCACCGACGCCACGCACTCCGTGATCGGCGCCGGAGCCACCGTCGGACCGTTCTCGTACCTGCGCGCCGGCACCGTGCTGGGCCCGAAGGGCAAGATCGGCGCCTACGTCGAGACGAAGAACGCCGAGATCGGCGAGGGCAGCAAGGTCCCGCACCTCTCGTACGTCGGAGACGCGACGATCGGTCGTGGCGTCAACCTCGGCGCGAGCACCATCACCGCCAACTACGACGACGTGAACAAGCACCGCACGGTGATCGAGGATGAGGTTCACACCGGCTCGCACACGGTGCTCGTCGCGCCCGTTAGGCTGGGAGCCGGCGCGAAGACCGGCGCCGGTGCCGTCGTCCGCAAGGATGTCCCCGCCGGCGCTCTGGCCATGACCGTCGCGCCTCAGCGCAACATCGACGGCTGGGTCGAGAAGAACAGGGCAGGAACGGGTGCGGCGGACGCCGCAGCCCGAGAACGAGCGGCGGAATAG
- a CDS encoding FAD-dependent oxidoreductase, which produces MITAFTAARQRVLALLGALSMYRLVLFALMTLAVIAFLLSLLGVIVSPTPVEMLVSFVVLAVVISGVDAAAQRVIRLPWRIESSLVTALILLFVLRPGLEPTTLLGLAVAGALASLSKYLIAWRGRHILNPAAFGAAFVSILGSFGAFEWLGTSASWWVGTPSLALPVALLGLAVLWRTEKVRVVLLFLVVALGTSLVRQLVQAQQFDVAFDFSTAVQFALLQSPFLFLGAFMLSEPLTLPPRRWQQLSVAVLVGLLAGWPISVAGLFTLGQERALLIGNLLAFAFALRGSVRLVLERRAFITPTAQELTFRAKGKLAFLPGQYLELDVPHHRPDARGTRREFSIVSAPADLPTLRIAYKNGDQKHPSSYKRALAEAQPGAVLAVTGTWGDFILPRGETPVLMLAAGIGVTPFVSQLRQLQATGERRDVVLVYVAAEAAELAFRDELAATGVRTIVFTKDEPADLPAHWTWAQGARLDAAGLERAVGDLGSRHAFISGPPRLIADLAPALQKARSLTTDAFAGY; this is translated from the coding sequence GTGATCACCGCATTCACCGCCGCCCGACAGCGGGTGCTCGCCCTGCTGGGTGCCCTGTCGATGTACCGCCTGGTGCTGTTCGCCCTCATGACGCTGGCGGTGATCGCCTTCCTGCTCTCGCTGCTGGGGGTGATCGTCTCGCCCACGCCGGTCGAGATGCTCGTATCCTTCGTGGTGCTCGCGGTGGTCATCTCCGGGGTGGATGCCGCGGCGCAGCGCGTCATCCGGCTGCCCTGGCGCATCGAATCGTCTCTGGTCACGGCGCTGATCCTGCTGTTCGTGCTGCGTCCGGGGCTCGAACCCACCACGCTGCTGGGGCTCGCGGTGGCTGGTGCCCTCGCGAGCCTGTCGAAGTACCTGATCGCCTGGCGCGGGCGGCACATCCTGAACCCGGCGGCATTCGGTGCCGCATTCGTCTCGATCCTCGGCTCCTTCGGGGCGTTCGAGTGGTTGGGCACCTCCGCGTCGTGGTGGGTCGGCACGCCGTCGCTCGCCCTCCCGGTGGCACTGCTCGGGCTCGCCGTGCTGTGGCGCACCGAGAAGGTGCGGGTGGTGCTGCTCTTCCTGGTCGTCGCGCTCGGGACCTCGCTCGTGCGACAGCTCGTGCAGGCGCAGCAGTTCGACGTCGCCTTCGACTTCTCCACCGCTGTGCAGTTCGCGCTGCTGCAGTCGCCGTTCCTGTTCCTCGGCGCCTTCATGCTCTCCGAGCCGCTGACGCTGCCGCCCCGCCGGTGGCAGCAGCTCTCGGTCGCCGTGCTGGTGGGACTGCTGGCGGGATGGCCGATCTCCGTCGCCGGCCTGTTCACGCTCGGTCAGGAGCGCGCGCTGCTGATCGGCAACCTGCTGGCGTTCGCGTTCGCCCTGCGCGGCTCGGTGCGTCTCGTGCTCGAACGACGGGCCTTCATCACCCCCACGGCACAGGAGCTCACCTTCCGCGCGAAGGGCAAGCTCGCATTCCTCCCCGGCCAGTACCTCGAACTGGATGTGCCGCACCACCGGCCGGACGCGCGTGGCACTCGTCGCGAGTTCAGCATCGTATCGGCGCCGGCCGACCTTCCCACGCTCCGCATCGCCTACAAGAACGGCGACCAGAAGCACCCGTCCAGCTATAAGCGGGCGCTCGCCGAGGCGCAGCCCGGTGCGGTGCTCGCCGTCACAGGCACCTGGGGCGACTTCATCCTGCCGCGCGGCGAGACTCCGGTGCTCATGCTCGCGGCCGGGATCGGCGTCACGCCGTTCGTCTCGCAGCTGCGTCAACTGCAGGCCACGGGGGAGCGGCGCGATGTGGTGCTGGTATACGTCGCCGCGGAGGCTGCAGAGCTGGCGTTCCGTGATGAGCTGGCCGCGACCGGTGTGCGCACCATCGTGTTCACGAAGGACGAGCCCGCCGATCTCCCCGCGCACTGGACCTGGGCGCAGGGTGCCCGCCTGGACGCCGCTGGCCTCGAGCGTGCGGTCGGCGATCTCGGCAGCCGTCACGCGTTCATCTCGGGCCCGCCACGGCTGATCGCCGACCTCGCGCCGGCGTTGCAGAAGGCCCGCAGCCTCACGACCGACGCCTTCGCCGGCTACTGA
- a CDS encoding FAD:protein FMN transferase: MAIWQFDAIGTRWEIETAAEVTSDARALVSAEIERFDREWSRFRADSGVTRLGTEGGALVSADAGTMLDAYRELSRATGGAVNPLVAQSLDALGYDADYSLTAGVPRPAPEAWQERISWTAHAVQAPAPVLLDVGALGKGRLVDLVAAALASVPGALVVDAGGDMRVRGVQTRVALEHPYDATKAIGVVTLTDGALCASAINRRAWGDGLHHVLDARTGMPVRTWAATWALAPDAMTADAVATALFFDGGPELAAEWDVEWVRMSTDGRVQRSPGCDAELFLAGATRAPAPSN; encoded by the coding sequence ATGGCGATCTGGCAGTTCGACGCGATCGGCACCCGCTGGGAGATCGAGACCGCCGCAGAGGTGACGTCCGACGCCCGGGCTCTGGTCTCGGCCGAGATCGAGCGGTTCGACCGCGAGTGGTCGCGCTTCCGGGCAGACTCCGGCGTGACCCGGTTGGGGACGGAGGGCGGCGCTCTCGTCTCGGCGGATGCCGGAACCATGCTCGACGCGTACCGTGAGCTGTCGCGTGCGACCGGGGGCGCGGTCAACCCGCTGGTGGCGCAGAGCCTCGACGCTCTCGGCTACGACGCGGACTACTCGCTGACCGCCGGAGTGCCGCGGCCGGCTCCCGAGGCGTGGCAGGAGCGCATCAGCTGGACCGCGCACGCCGTGCAGGCTCCCGCTCCGGTGCTCCTCGATGTGGGGGCGCTCGGCAAGGGACGGCTGGTGGATCTCGTCGCGGCGGCGCTGGCCTCCGTCCCGGGTGCGCTGGTCGTCGACGCCGGTGGCGACATGCGGGTGCGCGGCGTGCAGACGCGCGTCGCGCTGGAGCATCCGTATGACGCGACCAAGGCGATCGGGGTCGTCACGCTCACCGACGGTGCGCTGTGCGCCTCCGCCATCAACCGACGCGCGTGGGGCGATGGTCTGCATCACGTGCTCGATGCGCGAACCGGAATGCCCGTGCGCACCTGGGCGGCGACGTGGGCGCTCGCGCCGGACGCGATGACGGCGGATGCCGTCGCCACCGCTCTGTTCTTCGACGGCGGGCCCGAGCTCGCCGCGGAGTGGGACGTGGAGTGGGTGCGCATGAGCACCGACGGCCGCGTCCAGCGCTCACCCGGCTGCGACGCCGAACTGTTCCTCGCGGGCGCCACCCGCGCCCCTGCACCCTCGAACTAG
- a CDS encoding methionine ABC transporter permease, translating to MDRLMELWPEFWAAALETLYMTSFALVLGGILGLVIGVILYVTRPGGLAQNVVVSVIANLIVNFFRPIPFVIFMAVAQPLARAVIGVGIGTTAGAFIIGLAAAFAIGRIVEQHLVSVSPGVIEAARAMGAGPWRILFTVAIPESLGPLILGYTFIVVALIDMTAMAGLVGGGGLGAFAQIYGFRKFEPVVMWAAIILIVVFVHVMQLLGTRLARKVMRR from the coding sequence ATGGATCGTCTGATGGAGCTCTGGCCCGAGTTCTGGGCGGCTGCGCTCGAGACCCTGTACATGACCTCGTTCGCCCTCGTGCTCGGCGGCATCCTGGGTCTCGTGATCGGCGTGATCCTCTACGTGACCCGCCCCGGCGGGCTGGCGCAGAACGTCGTCGTCTCGGTGATCGCGAACCTCATCGTCAACTTCTTCCGGCCGATCCCGTTCGTGATCTTCATGGCCGTCGCCCAGCCGTTGGCTCGTGCTGTGATCGGCGTCGGCATCGGCACGACGGCCGGCGCGTTCATCATCGGACTCGCCGCCGCGTTCGCGATCGGGCGCATCGTCGAGCAGCACCTCGTCTCGGTCTCGCCCGGTGTCATCGAGGCGGCGCGCGCCATGGGCGCAGGTCCCTGGCGCATCCTGTTCACGGTGGCGATACCCGAATCGCTCGGACCGCTCATCCTCGGGTACACCTTCATCGTGGTGGCGTTGATCGACATGACGGCCATGGCCGGCCTCGTGGGAGGTGGCGGTCTCGGCGCCTTCGCCCAGATCTACGGCTTCCGCAAGTTCGAGCCTGTCGTGATGTGGGCGGCGATCATCCTGATCGTGGTGTTCGTGCACGTCATGCAGCTGCTCGGCACGCGCCTCGCTCGCAAGGTCATGCGCCGCTGA
- a CDS encoding FMN-binding protein → MIRTTVPTSVRKGSALVGIAGLFVLAGCSGTPAAEDTSNSGESSSAPSSSSTGSDSASGTYVDGTYTADGSYQTPESVEKISVTLTLADGVVTDVEVTGDPQARETEQYQGAFIDGIAAEVEGKSIDDLNVSRVAGSSLTSGGFNAAVESIKEQAAA, encoded by the coding sequence ATGATCCGCACGACCGTACCGACCTCTGTCCGCAAGGGTTCCGCCCTCGTCGGAATCGCAGGGCTCTTCGTCCTCGCAGGCTGCTCCGGCACGCCTGCGGCAGAAGACACCTCGAACTCCGGTGAGAGCAGCTCAGCGCCGTCCAGCTCCAGCACCGGGTCCGACAGCGCCTCTGGTACCTACGTCGACGGCACCTACACCGCGGACGGCTCGTACCAGACTCCCGAGAGCGTCGAGAAGATCTCCGTGACGCTCACGCTCGCCGATGGCGTCGTGACCGACGTCGAAGTGACCGGCGATCCGCAGGCGCGTGAGACCGAGCAGTACCAGGGCGCGTTCATCGACGGCATTGCCGCAGAGGTGGAGGGCAAGTCCATCGACGATCTGAACGTCAGCCGCGTGGCGGGGTCCTCGCTCACCAGCGGCGGCTTCAACGCCGCCGTCGAGTCGATCAAGGAGCAGGCAGCCGCCTGA
- a CDS encoding pseudouridine synthase produces MLSPLPVRDGVGATRLHLPMSGPWPTVADYMIERFFHLEPEQVHERFDLGEIVAIDGRALPRDTPLGVEEFIWYYRKPPVETEIPFAVEVLYQDDDLLVVDKPHFLPTTPGGKFLQNSALVRLRNLLDNPDLAPIHRLDRATAGLLMFSVRPQSRGPYQLMLQNREVEKVYEAVSAVPEGWDPTAPTLRGQPFPLVYRNHIRKDRGELLVQVDDVREPNSETLIELIGSDDHVVHTLLRPHTGKMHQLRVHLAALGIGILNDPFYPALRGELPDDYARPLQLLARELRFVDPISGEQRVFTSARSLQDAPVSGA; encoded by the coding sequence ATGCTCTCTCCCCTGCCCGTGCGCGACGGCGTGGGCGCCACCCGGCTGCATCTGCCGATGAGCGGTCCGTGGCCGACGGTCGCCGACTACATGATCGAGCGCTTCTTCCATCTCGAGCCCGAGCAGGTGCATGAGCGGTTCGATCTCGGCGAGATCGTCGCCATCGATGGCCGCGCCCTCCCCCGGGACACTCCACTGGGTGTCGAGGAGTTCATCTGGTACTACCGCAAGCCTCCCGTCGAGACGGAGATCCCGTTCGCGGTCGAGGTGCTGTACCAGGATGACGATCTGCTCGTGGTCGACAAGCCGCACTTCTTGCCGACCACGCCGGGCGGCAAGTTCCTGCAGAACTCGGCACTCGTGCGTCTGCGCAATCTGCTCGACAACCCGGACCTGGCGCCGATCCACCGCCTCGACCGCGCCACCGCGGGGCTGCTGATGTTCTCGGTGCGGCCGCAGAGCCGCGGGCCGTACCAGCTGATGCTCCAGAACCGTGAGGTGGAGAAGGTCTACGAAGCGGTCTCCGCCGTGCCGGAGGGCTGGGACCCGACGGCGCCCACGCTCCGGGGGCAGCCGTTCCCCCTCGTCTACCGCAACCACATCCGCAAGGATCGTGGCGAACTGCTCGTGCAGGTCGACGACGTCCGCGAGCCGAACTCCGAGACGCTGATCGAGCTGATCGGCAGCGACGACCACGTCGTGCACACGCTGCTGCGTCCGCACACCGGCAAGATGCACCAGCTGCGCGTGCATCTGGCAGCTCTCGGCATCGGGATCCTGAACGACCCGTTCTACCCCGCGCTGCGGGGAGAGCTCCCCGACGACTACGCGCGCCCCCTGCAGCTCCTCGCGCGCGAGCTGCGCTTCGTCGACCCGATCAGCGGAGAGCAGCGCGTGTTCACCAGCGCACGCTCCCTGCAGGATGCTCCCGTCAGCGGCGCATGA
- a CDS encoding GNAT family N-acetyltransferase, translating into MNIVIERIETATPQLAAFLRAHHRDMAGTAPPESQHALPLADLLAPGVRLFAAVEDGRPLSTGALAPIDEEHEELKSMRTDPAQRGRGLATAMLSFLQADAVARGVRRISLETGSQDFFRPARALYARAGFVECAPFGRYLPDPHSTFMTLSLDAVDGEPPSERTR; encoded by the coding sequence GTGAACATCGTCATCGAGCGCATCGAGACCGCTACTCCGCAACTCGCGGCATTCCTGCGCGCCCACCATCGGGACATGGCGGGGACGGCGCCTCCGGAGAGTCAGCATGCACTGCCGCTCGCCGATCTCCTGGCACCGGGCGTGCGGCTCTTCGCCGCGGTGGAGGACGGGCGCCCGCTCTCGACGGGCGCACTCGCCCCGATCGACGAGGAGCACGAGGAGCTCAAGTCGATGCGCACGGACCCCGCGCAGCGCGGACGAGGGCTCGCGACGGCGATGCTGTCGTTCCTGCAGGCGGATGCCGTGGCGCGCGGCGTCCGCCGGATCTCGCTCGAGACCGGCAGTCAGGACTTCTTCCGCCCGGCCCGCGCTCTCTACGCGCGCGCTGGTTTCGTGGAGTGCGCACCGTTCGGCCGCTACCTCCCCGATCCGCACAGCACGTTCATGACGCTGTCCCTGGACGCGGTCGACGGCGAGCCGCCGAGCGAGCGCACGCGATAA